The following proteins come from a genomic window of Dysidea avara chromosome 12, odDysAvar1.4, whole genome shotgun sequence:
- the LOC136240888 gene encoding NLR family CARD domain-containing protein 3-like yields the protein MTFCCRARSLRTAVTTNDVNMAKRKPPPLPSKCVKKQYVGYALFLYDDGKGESDTDEEDELDFAGKDCIKLDQLFGKKFLYYVRKLHGCDKKSFKRACESVKNFKTYDRILVYFSGHGKNGAIVLNGEEVLIKEMISWFNDDSLKDTIRMFFIDACRFETEEESTREEPTNANRDEFIGEVEGIFVAYSCLPSSIAYGISTDTGSFWTNCLCQALQQSEVKDSVHDVLIETNRMLKKELINRGKTQIPEYIAQGLQNNVYFKKEAIREETGYVHYCKHLKSYYSNGAMEPTKWSKLGGPSLIMNVSIIKCSAGRYHEDFVTVDKILSAGYKKSILIEGDPGAGKTTVVNNICNRWVKGELTKDLVLLVPLRDIFYQKVTNLKTLFDKLGCPEMDEYARQNNGDGLVFILDGLDELPKQRSLYHDLIFKKSPLVTFSTIIVTSRPSCSDQIAEAVQDHYYRILGFASQTVQTYIKEYFKDNQQYAESLIGILSAHLYLRLHFYIPLTVVIMCVVYSEYENHLPKTLSRLYEKFVLLCVCHYCYDNNEEFELNSLLEMPEKLKLLFSKLCKKAYDMLANDVLTFEEKDVEGDLHTNPDGFGLLSIEHVINEYGKEEKHYSFIHRAVQELMAAISVIQLNRVENVIDKHFCVGSFCINIFPFIFGLMSESQHTFLGEKLRQKFADLDKSDISKMFLTILHCLFEAQDKTLCHEFGKLFGACDEKLFSSHDEKLFSEKRISFRNLGVKALWHHYAGYFLSNCGCKYLHVTDLAITDTTIEIIAQHLGNSSSGINHELIICLECIVSDDLSEKGMQTLTKVLASQHRLLLLSVHNYCGYVLPSSYTKIMFDGICQQNSNITHFRITDFILNEESLNSLGCLIATLDSLQYLYLAGSFAEGVSLKSSRCFSNALCYTTTLNELTLWTDRFSYIDSREFSGILSHNSSIRKLHIKHVDTDDCLGVIFGGLSLNRSVKTFRSWPKSISRIYSGVPKFAQWFKNTESNCFLKFIDFAECPHALFYNHVKPNGIAVKIVWSSSQVCSFCTILQSNTTLVTLDISGCYIDKEASFALCIMLLQNASLKHLFLNPAYMEKSEAIAIIDICNTNKALEVLSLYRCQHTLIWFTDVFIYANDPEINFQLDKVRDSRESEGEPILKVIWELKEYEDTKKKLCIAQGFHCEFSEYEFAITKETGSYRIVIS from the exons ATGACgttttgttgtcgcgcaaggtctcttagaaccgcAGTAACAACGAATGA CGTCAACATGGCAAAGAGAAAACCTCCGCCTCTGCCGAGTAAATGTGTAAAAAAGCAATATGTCGGTTATGCACTTTTCTTGTACGATGATGGTAAGGGCGAGTCGGATACGGATGAGGAGGACGAGCTAGATTTTGCTGGAAAAGACTGTATAAAGTTGGACCAGTTATTTGGAAAAAAGTTCCTGTACTATGTACGCAAGTTACATGGTTGTGATAAGAAAAGTTTTAAAAGAGCATGTGAATCAGTAAAGAATTTTAAAACTTACGACCGAATTCTTGTGTATTTTTCTGGTCATGGAAAAAACGGAGCTATTGTATTAAATGGCGAGGAAGTCTTGATTAAGGAAATGATTTCGTGGTTTAATGATGATAGCTTAAAAGATACAATTAGAATGTTCTTCATTGATGCTTGTCGATTTGAAACTGAAGAAGAATCTACCCGAGAGGAACCTACAAACGCTAACCGCGATGAATTCATTGGTGAAGTGGAAGGCATATTTGTGGCTTATTCTTGTTTGCCTTCCAGTATAGCTTATGGAATTTCCACAGATACAGGAAGTTTTTGGACTAACTGTTTGTGCCAGGCACTTCAGCAATCAGAAGTAAAAGACAGTGTGCATGATGTATTAATAGAAACAAATAGAATGCTGAAAAAGGAGCTAATTAATCGTGGGAAGACTCAGATTCCAGAGTATATAGCTCAGGGCCTCCAGAACAATGTTTATTTTAAGAAAGAGGCTATCAGGGAAGAAACTG GCTATGTGCATTATTGTAAACACTTAAAGTCATATTATTCCAATGGAGCAATGGAGCCTACCAAGTGGTCTAAATTGGGAGGACCTTCACTCATCATGAATGTTTCTATTATAAAATGTTCAGCAGGTAGGTATCATGAAGATTTTGTCACTGTTGATAAAATATTATCTGCTGGATATAAAAAGAGCATACTTATAGAGGGTGATCCTGGAGCTGGTAAGACTACAGTAGTCAACAACATCTGCAACAGATGGGTTAAGGGTGAGCTAACAAAAGATTTGGTGCTTTTGGTTCCACTTCGTGACATATTCTACCAGAAAGTGACCAACTtgaaaacactgtttgataaacTTGGTTGCCCTGAAATGGATGAGTATGCTCGACAGAATAATGGTGATGGACTAGTGTTTATACTAGATGGATTGGATGAACTCCCCAAACAGCGATCGCTATACCATGATCTCATCTTTAAAAAAAGTCCACTTGTTACTTTCTCTACCATCATAGTGACCTCTCGACCCTCTTGTTCTGATCAAATAGCTGAGGCAGTTCAAGATCACTATTACCGGATACTCGGATTTGCTTCACAAACTGTTCAAACTTACATCAAagaatatttcaaggataatcAGCAATATGCAGAATCTTTGATTGGTATTTTAAGTGCTCATCTGTATCTTCGTTTACATTTCTATATTCCCCTCACTGTGGTAATAATGTGTGTTGTTTATAGTGAATATGAAAATCATCTGCCAAAAACTTTATCAAGACTTTATGAAAAGTTTGTATTACTGTGTGTTTGCCATTATTGCTATGACAACAATGAGGAATTCGAACTCAATAGTTTACTGGAAATGCCTGAAAAATTGAAACTGTTGTTCAGTAAACTATGTAAAAAAGCTTACGATATGCTAGCCAATGATGTCCTAACATTTGAAGAGAAGGATGTAGAGGGCGACCTGCATACAAACCCAGATGGATTTGGACTACTAAGCATTGAACATGTCATTAATGAATATGGTAAAGAAGAAAAACATTATAGTTTTATTCATCGTGCGGTTCAAGAACTTATGGCAGCTATTTCAGTCATACAATTAAATAGAGTAGAAAACGTAATTGACAAACACTTTTGTGTGGGCTCTTTTTGTATCAATATCTTTCCTTTTATATTTGGATTGATGTCCGAAAGTCAACATACATTTCTGGGAGAAAAATTGAGACAAAAGTTTGCTGATTTGGATAAAAGTGATATAAGTAAAATGTTTCTTACCATATTACACTGCTTGTTTGAGGCCCAAGATAAAACACTTTGTCATGAATTTGGTAAGCTATTTGGTGCATGTGATGAGAAGCTGTTCAGTTCACATGATGAGAAGCTGTTCAGTGAGAAACGCATTAGTTTTAGGAATTTGGGGGTGAAGGCTTTATGGCATCACTATGCTGGTTACTTCCTCTCTAATTGTGGTTGTAAATATTTACATGTCACTGATTTAGCCATAACAGACACCACAATTGAGATAATAGCTCAACATTTGGGCAATAGTTCATCTGGTATTAATCATGAATTGATTATATGCTTGGAATGTATAGTTTCTGATGACTTATCAGAAAAAGGAATGCAAACACTGACGAAAGTTCTTGCTTCTCAGCATAGGTTGTTGTTACTTAGTGTCCACAATTATTGTGGCTATGTGTTACCATCAAGCTATACCAAAATCATGTTTGATGGTATTTGCCAGCAAAATTCTAACATTACTCATTTTAGAATTACCGATTTTATATTGAACGAAGAATCTCTAAACAGTTTGGGATGTCTTATTGCCACATTGGATTCTCTTCAATATTTATATCTTGCAGGTTCATTTGCTGAAGGAGTCTCTTTGAAATCTTCAAGATGTTTTTCTAATGCATTGTGTTATACTACAACACTGAATGAGTTAACTTTGTGGACTGATCGTTTTTCATATATAGATAGCAgagaatttagtggcattttaAGTCATAACAGCAGCATAAGAAAGTTACACATAAAACATGTGGACACTGATGATTGCTTGGGTGTTATTTTTGGTGGGTTGTCATTAAACAGATCAGTTAAAACATTTAGATCATGGCCTAAGTCTATTAGTAGAATTTACTCCGGTGTGCCAAAATTTGCACAATGGTTTAAAAACACTGAAAGCAATTGTTTTCTAAAGTTCATTGACTTTGCAGAGTGCCCACATGCACTATTTTATAATCATGTCAAGCCAAATGGTATAGCTGTCAAAATCGTTTGGTCATCTTCACAAGTATGTTCCTTCTGTACTATTCTACAATCCAATACCACATTAGTGACACTGGATATTTCTGGTTGCTACATAGACAAGGAAGCTAGTTTTGCTCTGTGTATCATGTTGTTACAAAACGCATCATTAAAACATCTCTTCCTTAATCCAGCCTACATGGAGAAATCAGAAGCTATTGCTATAATTGATATTTGCAATACTAACAAGGCACTGGAAGTGTTGTCACTGTATCGGTGCCAGCATACTCTTATATGGTTTACTGATGTGTTTATATATGCAAATGATCCAGAAATCAACTTCCAATTGGATAAAGTACGAGACTCTCGAGAAAGCGAAGGGGAGCCTATCCTGAAGGTTATTTG GGAATTAAAGGAGTATGAGGATACCAAGAAAAAATTATGCATTGCACAAG GCTTCCATTGTGAGTTCTCCGAATATGAATTTGCAATTACAAAGGAAACAGGATCATACCGGATTGTTATTAGTTAA